From a single Nocardioides sp. dk884 genomic region:
- a CDS encoding (2Fe-2S)-binding protein has translation MTRISLTVDGAKVADDVEPRMLLVQYLRERLGKTGTVIGCDTSNCGACTVHLDGTSVKSCNVLAVQADGAEVTTIEGLARDGELHPVQESFRECHGLQCGFCTPGMIMQSVALLEENPRPSEEEIRLGLEGNLCRCTGYHNIVRAVQHAADSMAAPAAATNATTAPMAPTGGVS, from the coding sequence ATGACCCGGATCAGCCTCACCGTCGACGGCGCGAAGGTGGCCGACGACGTCGAACCCCGGATGCTGCTCGTGCAGTACCTCCGCGAACGCCTCGGGAAGACCGGCACCGTCATCGGGTGCGACACCAGCAACTGCGGCGCCTGCACCGTGCACCTCGACGGCACCAGCGTGAAGTCGTGCAACGTGCTCGCGGTGCAGGCCGACGGGGCCGAGGTCACCACGATCGAGGGCCTGGCGCGCGACGGTGAGCTGCACCCCGTGCAGGAGTCGTTCCGCGAGTGCCACGGCCTCCAGTGCGGGTTCTGCACCCCGGGCATGATCATGCAGAGCGTCGCCCTGCTGGAGGAGAACCCGCGCCCCAGCGAGGAGGAGATCCGCCTCGGGCTCGAGGGCAACCTGTGCCGCTGCACCGGCTACCACAACATCGTCCGCGCCGTGCAGCACGCCGCGGACTCCATGGCGGCGCCGGCCGCCGCCACGAACGCCACGACCGCCCCGATGGCCCCGACCGGAGGTGTGTCGTGA
- a CDS encoding xanthine dehydrogenase family protein molybdopterin-binding subunit — translation MTATETRPEQGEREIGKERRRKEDQRLITGRTRWTDNIVLPGMLHLAMVRSPFAHARILSVDTEAARGATNVVDVLSGADLAETQGVLINAWPITPDQKTPTHLPIAIDRVAFAGEIVAVVVARSAAEARDAAELVDVEYDELPAALDLKEAAAADASNGGALAHPELGTNKSAYWVFDSAEAGTGGDVEEAIRQARADGIVLEREYRQQRLIPAFMEPRSTVVDPTGEQLTVWSATQIPHILRFALAATTGIPESKLRVIAPDVGGGFGGKLQTTPEEWITVAVARRLSRPVKYTETRSESLIAGHHGRDQWQKLTLAATQDGTVTGLKVELLADLGAYVSLVGGGVPVLGAFMFNAIYKFPAYHFGVQTVLTNKTWTDAYRGAGRPEATFAIERLMDELAAEVGVDPLAIREQNWIKHEEFPFTTVAGLEYDSGNYEAATARAKELFGYDELRAEQQRRRESGDPVQLGIGVSTFTEMCGLAPSRVLGSLDYGAGGWEHASVRMLATGTVEVVTGASAHGQGHETAFSQIVADRLGVPFEDVEVLHGDTAIAHKGLDTYGSRSLVVGGEALVKAVDKVIDKARPIAAHLLEASADDLEYGGGRFTVRGTDQGLGITEIASAVFAAHNLPDGVEASLDSDATFDPVNFNYPHGTHLCAMEIDTETGALQMRKYVCVDDIGNVINPLIVAGQVHGGLVQGIAQALWEEAVYDESGTLVSGSFVDYLLPTAADTISFEVDHTTTPSLTNTLGTKGVGEAGTIASTPAVVNAVVDALRPFGVHDVAMPCTPERVWRAIQGTDKGGSTTGAAAPHFDASTGMEGTVDRTTGGTDA, via the coding sequence GTGACCGCCACCGAGACCCGCCCCGAGCAGGGCGAGCGCGAGATCGGCAAGGAGCGCCGGCGCAAGGAGGACCAGCGCCTGATCACCGGGCGCACCCGCTGGACCGACAACATCGTGCTGCCCGGGATGCTCCACCTCGCGATGGTGCGCAGCCCGTTCGCGCACGCCCGGATCCTCAGCGTCGACACCGAGGCGGCGCGCGGCGCGACCAACGTCGTCGATGTGCTCAGCGGCGCCGACCTGGCCGAGACCCAGGGCGTGCTGATCAACGCCTGGCCGATCACCCCTGACCAGAAGACCCCCACCCACCTGCCGATCGCGATCGACCGGGTCGCCTTCGCCGGCGAGATCGTCGCGGTGGTGGTGGCGCGCAGCGCCGCGGAGGCGCGCGACGCCGCCGAGCTCGTCGACGTGGAGTACGACGAGCTTCCGGCCGCCCTCGACCTCAAGGAGGCGGCCGCGGCCGACGCGAGCAACGGCGGCGCCCTCGCGCACCCCGAGCTCGGCACCAACAAGTCGGCGTACTGGGTCTTCGACTCCGCCGAGGCCGGCACCGGCGGCGACGTCGAGGAGGCGATCCGCCAGGCGCGTGCCGACGGCATCGTGCTGGAGCGCGAGTACCGCCAGCAGCGCCTGATCCCTGCGTTCATGGAGCCGCGCTCGACGGTCGTCGACCCGACCGGGGAGCAGCTGACCGTCTGGTCGGCGACCCAGATCCCGCACATCCTGCGCTTCGCGCTGGCCGCGACCACGGGCATCCCGGAGTCCAAGCTGCGGGTGATCGCCCCCGACGTGGGCGGCGGGTTCGGCGGCAAGCTGCAGACCACCCCGGAGGAGTGGATCACCGTCGCGGTGGCCCGCCGGCTCTCGCGGCCGGTGAAGTACACCGAGACCCGCAGCGAGTCCCTGATCGCCGGGCACCACGGCCGCGACCAGTGGCAGAAGCTCACCCTGGCCGCCACCCAGGACGGCACCGTCACCGGCCTCAAGGTCGAGCTGCTGGCCGACCTCGGCGCCTACGTCTCGCTCGTCGGCGGCGGCGTACCGGTGCTCGGTGCGTTCATGTTCAACGCGATCTACAAGTTCCCGGCCTACCACTTCGGCGTCCAGACGGTGCTCACCAACAAGACCTGGACCGACGCCTACCGCGGGGCGGGGCGCCCGGAGGCGACGTTCGCGATCGAGCGGCTGATGGACGAGCTCGCCGCCGAGGTGGGCGTCGACCCGCTGGCGATCCGCGAGCAGAACTGGATCAAGCACGAGGAGTTCCCGTTCACCACGGTCGCCGGGCTGGAGTACGACTCCGGCAACTACGAGGCGGCCACGGCGCGGGCCAAGGAGCTCTTCGGCTACGACGAGCTGCGCGCCGAGCAGCAGCGCCGCCGCGAGTCCGGCGACCCGGTGCAGCTCGGCATCGGCGTCTCGACGTTCACCGAGATGTGCGGCCTGGCGCCCTCGCGGGTGCTCGGCTCGCTCGACTACGGCGCCGGCGGCTGGGAGCACGCGAGCGTGCGGATGCTGGCCACCGGCACGGTCGAGGTGGTCACCGGTGCCAGCGCCCACGGGCAGGGCCACGAGACGGCGTTCAGCCAGATCGTCGCCGACCGGCTCGGGGTGCCGTTCGAGGACGTCGAGGTGCTGCACGGCGACACCGCGATCGCCCACAAGGGGCTGGACACCTACGGCTCGCGCTCCCTCGTCGTCGGCGGCGAGGCGCTGGTCAAGGCGGTGGACAAGGTCATCGACAAGGCCCGCCCGATCGCCGCCCATCTGCTGGAGGCCTCGGCCGACGACCTGGAGTACGGCGGCGGGCGCTTCACCGTGCGCGGCACCGACCAGGGGCTGGGGATCACCGAGATCGCGAGCGCGGTCTTCGCCGCGCACAACCTGCCCGACGGGGTGGAGGCGAGCCTCGACTCCGACGCGACGTTCGACCCGGTGAACTTCAACTACCCGCACGGCACCCACCTGTGCGCGATGGAGATCGACACCGAGACCGGCGCGCTGCAGATGCGCAAGTACGTCTGCGTCGACGACATCGGCAACGTCATCAACCCGCTCATCGTCGCCGGCCAGGTGCACGGCGGCCTGGTCCAGGGCATCGCCCAGGCGCTGTGGGAGGAGGCGGTGTACGACGAGTCCGGGACGCTTGTCTCCGGTTCGTTCGTGGACTACCTGCTGCCGACGGCCGCCGACACGATCAGCTTCGAGGTCGACCACACCACCACCCCGTCGCTGACCAACACCCTCGGCACCAAGGGCGTGGGCGAGGCCGGCACCATCGCCTCGACCCCCGCCGTGGTCAACGCCGTCGTCGACGCGCTGCGCCCCTTCGGCGTCCACGACGTCGCGATGCCGTGCACCCCCGAGCGCGTGTGGCGCGCGATCCAGGGGACCGACAAGGGCGGGAGCACCACCGGTGCCGCCGCTCCGCACTTCGACGCCTCGACCGGCATGGAGGGCACCGTGGACCGCACGACCGGAGGGACCGACGCATGA
- a CDS encoding FAD binding domain-containing protein: MIPAQFDYLAPTTVEEAVAALAEHGDDAKVLAGGQSLLPVLRMRLNAPEMVIDLGRIDALRGVREDGDDLVVGAMTPHSVVAADPLMARHAALVPAAIEHLADAQVRHRGTFGGALAHADPAGDLGAPVLALGATFVAVGPGGQRTIAADDFFVGLFETALAEDEILTEIRIPRRTGWGAHYEKFVRVAHQWPIVAVAATVRAEGGTIAEARVGLTNMGSTPLRARAVEDALVGQPATEEAVRRAAALAADGANPPSDLNGDADYRRHLATVLTRRAVLSAAGA; this comes from the coding sequence ATGATCCCCGCACAGTTCGACTACCTCGCCCCGACCACCGTCGAGGAGGCCGTCGCCGCGCTCGCCGAGCACGGCGACGACGCCAAGGTGCTGGCCGGCGGCCAGTCGCTGCTGCCGGTGCTGCGGATGCGGCTGAACGCCCCGGAGATGGTGATCGACCTGGGCCGGATCGACGCGCTGCGCGGGGTCCGCGAGGACGGCGACGACCTCGTCGTCGGCGCGATGACGCCGCACTCGGTGGTCGCCGCCGACCCGCTGATGGCGCGCCACGCCGCCCTGGTGCCGGCCGCGATCGAGCACCTCGCCGACGCGCAGGTGCGCCACCGCGGCACCTTCGGCGGGGCGCTGGCCCACGCCGATCCGGCCGGTGACCTGGGCGCCCCGGTGCTGGCACTCGGAGCCACCTTCGTCGCGGTCGGACCGGGCGGGCAGCGAACCATCGCCGCCGACGACTTCTTCGTCGGCCTCTTCGAGACCGCGCTGGCCGAGGACGAGATCCTCACCGAGATCCGGATCCCGCGTCGTACCGGCTGGGGCGCGCACTACGAGAAGTTCGTGCGCGTGGCCCACCAGTGGCCGATCGTCGCGGTCGCCGCGACCGTGCGCGCCGAGGGCGGCACGATCGCCGAGGCACGGGTGGGGCTGACCAACATGGGCAGCACCCCGCTGCGCGCCCGGGCTGTCGAGGACGCGCTGGTCGGCCAGCCCGCCACCGAGGAGGCGGTACGCCGCGCCGCGGCGCTGGCCGCCGACGGGGCGAACCCGCCCTCGGACCTCAACGGCGACGCCGACTACCGGCGCCACCTCGCCACGGTGCTGACCCGGCGGGCCGTGCTGAGCGCGGCGGGGGCCTGA
- a CDS encoding SRPBCC family protein has product MDLTHRFTVPTSVEETWGHFNDIASVAECFPGATVSSAEGDTFVGSVKVKLGPIALVYNGSGTFVEKDEAAHRFVVEAKGKDKRGNGTAGATVTVTMSDAGGSTDVEVLTDLAVTGKPAQFGRGVMQDVSDKLLGQFVACLEQRLAGPAETSPEPEAAAEAGAPEPVATAVPPATPRETAPDRAVAPVPPTEPAPTRQATPEPAKGPIDDGALDLGAAVVPALVKAYGKQVAAALGVLLVLRWLLGRRRG; this is encoded by the coding sequence GTGGACCTCACCCACCGCTTCACCGTGCCCACCTCGGTCGAGGAGACCTGGGGCCACTTCAACGACATCGCCTCGGTGGCCGAGTGCTTCCCGGGCGCCACGGTCTCCTCGGCCGAGGGCGACACCTTCGTCGGCTCGGTGAAGGTCAAGCTCGGCCCGATCGCGCTGGTCTACAACGGCTCCGGCACGTTCGTGGAGAAGGACGAGGCCGCGCACCGCTTCGTCGTCGAGGCCAAGGGCAAGGACAAGCGGGGCAACGGCACCGCCGGCGCCACGGTCACCGTCACCATGTCCGACGCGGGCGGGTCCACCGACGTGGAGGTCCTCACCGACCTCGCGGTCACGGGCAAGCCGGCGCAGTTCGGTCGCGGGGTGATGCAGGACGTCTCCGACAAGCTGTTGGGCCAGTTCGTGGCGTGCCTGGAGCAGCGGCTCGCCGGTCCCGCGGAGACCTCGCCGGAGCCGGAGGCTGCGGCGGAGGCTGGGGCGCCGGAGCCTGTGGCGACCGCGGTCCCGCCTGCTACGCCACGGGAGACGGCCCCGGACCGGGCGGTCGCCCCGGTGCCGCCGACCGAGCCGGCGCCGACCCGGCAGGCGACCCCGGAGCCCGCCAAGGGGCCGATCGACGACGGGGCGCTCGACCTGGGCGCCGCGGTCGTGCCCGCGCTGGTGAAGGCGTACGGCAAGCAGGTCGCCGCGGCCCTCGGCGTACTGCTCGTGCTCCGCTGGCTGCTGGGCCGCCGCCGGGGCTGA
- a CDS encoding LapA family protein encodes MTESSDIPAPEQQPAPPTSQQPVPSPDATPGKRSSKSPGTAADPLRGSKTSGVWAALVGIAVLLILLLIFIVQNTQDVQVTFLGWEGRAPLAVSLLAAAVTGMVIAIVSASLRMLQVRRRIKRERR; translated from the coding sequence ATGACCGAGTCCAGCGACATCCCGGCTCCCGAGCAGCAGCCGGCGCCCCCGACGAGCCAGCAGCCGGTTCCGTCCCCGGACGCGACGCCCGGCAAGCGGTCCTCGAAGTCCCCAGGAACCGCCGCGGACCCGTTGCGCGGCTCCAAGACCAGCGGGGTGTGGGCAGCACTGGTCGGGATCGCGGTGCTGTTGATCCTGCTGCTGATCTTCATCGTGCAGAACACCCAGGACGTCCAGGTGACGTTCCTCGGCTGGGAGGGCCGGGCCCCGCTCGCGGTCTCCCTGCTCGCCGCCGCCGTCACCGGCATGGTGATCGCGATCGTCAGCGCCTCCCTGCGCATGCTCCAGGTGCGCCGCCGGATCAAGCGCGAACGCCGCTGA
- a CDS encoding aldo/keto reductase: MSTTTSSSLPAAASGTFALGGDLPVVRLGYGAMQLTGPGVWGPPRDHDEAVRVVRRAVELGVTFIDTADSYGPFYSEEIIREALAPYRDDVVVATKAGLLRTGPDVWVPCGRPEYLRQQCETSLRRLGTDRIDLFQLHRIDPSVPLEDQVGELRALQEEGKVRHLGLSEVGIEELEAARRVAPIVSVQNLYNLAHRDAEALLEHCTEQGIAFIPWFPLATGRLSAADSPLAAAARERGATPAQLALAWLLHRSPVMLPIPGTSRVAHLESNVAAAAIELSAEEQEQLAALA; the protein is encoded by the coding sequence ATGAGCACCACGACCTCCTCGTCCCTGCCCGCCGCCGCGTCCGGCACCTTCGCCCTCGGCGGCGACCTGCCGGTCGTCCGTCTCGGGTACGGCGCGATGCAGCTGACCGGCCCCGGGGTCTGGGGGCCGCCGCGCGACCACGACGAGGCGGTCCGCGTCGTACGCCGGGCCGTCGAGCTCGGCGTCACCTTCATCGACACCGCCGACTCCTACGGGCCGTTCTACTCCGAGGAGATCATCCGCGAGGCGCTGGCGCCGTACCGCGACGACGTCGTGGTGGCGACCAAGGCGGGGCTGCTGCGCACCGGCCCCGACGTGTGGGTGCCGTGCGGGCGCCCGGAGTACCTGCGCCAGCAGTGCGAGACCAGCCTGCGCCGCCTCGGCACCGACCGCATCGACCTGTTCCAGCTGCACCGCATCGACCCGAGCGTCCCGCTCGAGGACCAGGTCGGCGAGCTCCGGGCGCTGCAGGAGGAGGGCAAGGTGCGCCACCTCGGCCTCTCCGAGGTCGGCATCGAGGAGCTCGAGGCCGCGCGCCGGGTGGCGCCGATCGTGTCGGTGCAGAACCTCTACAACCTCGCCCACCGCGACGCCGAGGCCCTGCTGGAGCACTGCACCGAGCAGGGCATCGCCTTCATCCCGTGGTTCCCGCTGGCGACCGGACGGCTCTCCGCCGCGGACAGCCCGCTCGCCGCGGCGGCGCGCGAGCGGGGCGCGACGCCGGCCCAGCTGGCACTGGCCTGGCTGCTGCACCGCTCGCCGGTGATGCTGCCGATCCCGGGCACCTCGCGGGTCGCGCACCTGGAGTCCAACGTGGCCGCGGCCGCCATCGAGCTGAGCGCCGAGGAGCAGGAGCAGCTGGCCGCGCTGGCCTGA
- a CDS encoding alpha-ketoglutarate-dependent dioxygenase AlkB, which produces MDFQGSLFGAPPAGVGSFDGIERRVLGRGAWIDVLRSWVPAADEVFETLVRDVPWRAEERQMYDRVVAVPRLLHTYLADDPLPHPVLVEAREALSAHYLPELGERFRTAGCCYYRDGRDSVAWHGDNIGRGRTADTMVAIVSLGDPRRLALRPRGGGGGSLSVELGHGDLLVMGGSCQRTWEHAVPKVAHAGPRISVQYRPLNVF; this is translated from the coding sequence ATGGACTTCCAGGGATCGCTCTTCGGGGCACCTCCGGCCGGGGTGGGCTCCTTCGACGGCATCGAGCGTCGGGTGCTGGGCCGCGGCGCCTGGATCGACGTGCTCCGCTCGTGGGTGCCGGCCGCCGACGAGGTCTTCGAGACCCTCGTGCGCGACGTGCCCTGGCGTGCCGAGGAGCGTCAGATGTATGACCGGGTGGTGGCCGTGCCACGGCTGCTGCACACCTACCTCGCCGACGACCCGCTCCCCCACCCGGTGCTCGTCGAGGCGCGCGAAGCCCTCAGCGCGCACTACCTCCCCGAGCTCGGCGAGCGGTTCCGCACCGCCGGCTGCTGCTACTACCGCGACGGTCGCGACAGCGTGGCGTGGCACGGCGACAACATCGGGCGCGGACGCACCGCCGACACGATGGTCGCGATCGTCTCGCTGGGCGACCCGCGGCGTCTCGCGCTGCGGCCGCGCGGCGGGGGCGGCGGCTCGCTGTCGGTGGAGCTGGGGCACGGCGACCTGCTGGTGATGGGCGGCAGCTGCCAGCGCACCTGGGAGCACGCCGTCCCCAAGGTCGCCCACGCCGGCCCGCGGATCTCGGTGCAGTACCGCCCGCTCAACGTCTTCTAG
- a CDS encoding ABC transporter ATP-binding protein, whose amino-acid sequence MSHTASSELPAAARVRHLTKTYGEGQALVRALDDVSLDIEAGRFTAVMGPSGSGKSTLMHCCAALDRPDSGSVLIGEEDLTRLPDKALTRLRRDSIGFVFQSFNLVPTLDARENIVLPLSIAGRRPDPAWFDHVIDTVGLRDRLSHRPNELSGGQQQRVAVARALVSRPTIVFADEPTGNLDSRSGAEILQLLRSSADDGQTIVMVTHDPIAAAYTDRVVFLADGRVVEELRQPTRESVLEALAGSA is encoded by the coding sequence ATGAGCCACACCGCGTCCTCGGAGCTTCCCGCCGCGGCGCGGGTGCGTCACCTGACCAAGACCTACGGCGAGGGCCAGGCGCTGGTGCGTGCCCTCGACGACGTCAGCCTCGACATCGAGGCCGGTCGGTTCACCGCGGTGATGGGGCCCAGCGGGTCCGGGAAGTCCACGCTCATGCACTGCTGCGCGGCGCTGGACCGTCCCGACTCGGGCAGCGTGCTGATCGGCGAGGAGGACCTGACCCGGTTGCCCGACAAGGCGCTCACCCGGCTGCGCCGCGACTCGATCGGCTTCGTCTTCCAGTCCTTCAACCTGGTGCCGACCCTCGACGCGCGGGAGAACATCGTGCTCCCGCTGTCGATCGCGGGGCGGCGCCCGGACCCCGCGTGGTTCGACCACGTCATCGACACCGTCGGGCTGCGCGACCGGCTCAGCCACCGGCCCAACGAGCTGTCCGGCGGCCAGCAGCAGCGCGTCGCGGTCGCGCGGGCGCTGGTGAGCCGCCCGACGATCGTGTTCGCCGACGAGCCCACCGGCAACCTCGACTCCCGCTCGGGCGCGGAGATCCTGCAGCTGCTGCGCAGCAGCGCCGACGACGGCCAGACGATCGTGATGGTGACCCACGACCCGATCGCCGCGGCGTACACCGACCGGGTGGTGTTCCTCGCCGATGGCCGGGTGGTCGAGGAGCTGCGGCAGCCGACCCGTGAGTCGGTCCTCGAGGCGCTGGCCGGGTCGGCGTGA
- a CDS encoding ABC transporter permease: MIRAALRSLLARKVRLLMSTFAIVLGVAFVAGTLMFSDMLNRSFTALFDATVGDVVVEPEGAQTADGFLSTNTVPAAVVDRLAGLPGAARADGQVEADGVYVVGTDGKLVGGFGPPGLGGSWNDAPAAGGLTGLEILEGEEPRGQDEVVLDEQTAEKAGYDLGDRVEITTGGETSTMDPVLVGIAGFPEGGSLSGATLALFDTRTAQQLFLDGQDAYTEVWVTARDGVSQQELAEQADEVLPSGIDAVTGEDAADAAASDLLEAVSFLTTFLLIFAGIALVVGSFLIVNTFSILVAQRSRELALLRALGASRGQVVRSVLLEALILGAVGATLGLGLGVLLARGIAAVVGRFGLDLSGQELVLAPRTVLAAYAVGVVVTVVAAYFPARRTGRIAPVQALRDDVALPETSLRRRFALGLALVALGALAMVAGLGALDGVLDVPRRGWVLGAGVLAVLLGVSAASPVLGRPLLDLARAVLARVFGFVGLLAGQNALRNPRRTTATASALMIGLTLACTMAIIGNSAKASVDRAIEESFVGDFVVSRLFGAPFSPDVAEEMSEVPGVRRVVRERFGAGLRDGSQVALAATDPGEIDSLELAVTHGEPTLRAGSVLVQESWADDEGVAVGDELDLQVPTGTVTWRVAGTFEDNPVVFAPVLTSVEDLVAAGFQDRDNALIVFGAPGTDVAALQARLDDVVADQPAVTVKDQAEFAAEQREPIDNLVLTIFALLGLALVIAVLGIVNTLALSVIERTREIGLLRAIGLSRAQLRRMITLESVVISLLGAVLGVVLGVIFGVALMRALRDQGLEVISVPTGQLAVFLALAIVVGVLAAVFPARRAARLDVLTAIATD; this comes from the coding sequence GTGATCCGCGCGGCGCTGCGCAGCCTGCTGGCGCGCAAGGTGCGCCTCTTGATGAGCACGTTCGCGATCGTGCTGGGCGTGGCGTTCGTCGCCGGGACCCTGATGTTCTCCGACATGCTCAACCGCAGCTTCACCGCGCTCTTCGACGCGACCGTCGGCGACGTGGTCGTCGAGCCCGAGGGCGCCCAGACCGCCGACGGCTTCTTGTCCACCAACACGGTGCCCGCCGCGGTGGTCGACCGGCTGGCCGGGCTGCCCGGCGCGGCCCGGGCCGACGGCCAGGTCGAGGCGGACGGCGTGTACGTCGTGGGCACCGACGGCAAGCTCGTGGGCGGCTTCGGCCCGCCCGGGCTCGGCGGCAGCTGGAACGACGCGCCTGCGGCCGGCGGGCTCACGGGGCTGGAGATCCTCGAGGGTGAGGAGCCCCGGGGCCAAGACGAGGTGGTGCTCGACGAGCAGACGGCCGAGAAGGCCGGCTACGACCTCGGTGACCGGGTGGAGATCACCACCGGCGGGGAGACCAGCACCATGGACCCGGTGCTGGTCGGCATCGCCGGGTTCCCCGAGGGCGGCTCGCTCAGCGGCGCCACGCTCGCGCTGTTCGACACCCGCACCGCCCAGCAGCTCTTCCTCGACGGCCAGGACGCCTACACCGAGGTGTGGGTGACCGCCCGAGACGGGGTCTCCCAGCAGGAGCTCGCCGAGCAGGCGGACGAGGTGCTGCCCTCCGGGATCGACGCCGTCACCGGCGAGGACGCCGCCGACGCGGCGGCCAGCGACCTGCTGGAGGCGGTCTCGTTCCTGACCACCTTCCTGCTCATCTTCGCCGGCATCGCGCTGGTGGTCGGCTCGTTCCTGATCGTCAACACCTTCTCGATCCTGGTCGCCCAGCGCAGCCGCGAGCTGGCGCTGCTGCGTGCGCTGGGGGCCAGCCGGGGGCAGGTGGTGCGCTCGGTGCTGCTCGAGGCTCTGATCCTCGGTGCCGTCGGCGCCACCCTCGGCCTGGGGCTCGGGGTGCTCCTGGCGCGCGGGATCGCCGCGGTCGTGGGCCGCTTCGGGCTCGACCTCAGCGGTCAGGAGCTGGTGCTGGCCCCGCGCACCGTGCTGGCGGCGTACGCCGTCGGCGTCGTGGTCACCGTGGTCGCGGCGTACTTCCCGGCCCGGCGCACCGGCCGGATCGCGCCGGTGCAGGCGCTGCGCGACGACGTGGCGCTGCCCGAGACCTCGCTGCGGCGCCGCTTCGCCCTCGGCCTGGCCCTGGTCGCGCTGGGGGCGCTGGCGATGGTGGCCGGGCTCGGCGCGCTCGACGGCGTGCTGGACGTGCCGCGCCGGGGATGGGTGCTGGGTGCCGGCGTGCTGGCGGTGCTGCTCGGGGTGAGCGCCGCCAGCCCGGTGCTGGGACGCCCGCTGCTGGACCTGGCCCGGGCGGTCCTGGCCCGGGTCTTCGGGTTCGTCGGGCTGTTGGCGGGCCAGAACGCGCTGCGCAATCCGCGGCGTACGACCGCGACCGCCTCGGCGCTGATGATCGGGCTGACCCTGGCCTGCACGATGGCGATCATCGGGAACTCGGCGAAGGCGAGCGTCGACCGTGCCATCGAGGAGAGCTTCGTCGGCGACTTCGTGGTCAGCAGGCTGTTCGGGGCGCCGTTCTCACCCGACGTCGCCGAGGAGATGAGCGAGGTGCCCGGGGTGCGGCGGGTGGTCCGTGAGCGCTTCGGGGCCGGGCTGCGGGACGGCTCCCAGGTCGCGCTGGCGGCGACCGACCCCGGGGAGATCGACTCCCTGGAGCTGGCGGTGACCCACGGGGAGCCCACGCTGCGGGCCGGCTCGGTGCTGGTGCAGGAGTCCTGGGCCGACGACGAGGGCGTCGCCGTCGGCGACGAGCTGGACCTGCAGGTGCCCACCGGGACGGTCACCTGGCGGGTGGCGGGGACCTTCGAGGACAACCCGGTCGTCTTCGCCCCCGTCCTGACGAGCGTCGAGGACCTGGTCGCGGCCGGCTTCCAGGACCGCGACAACGCGCTGATCGTCTTCGGCGCCCCCGGCACCGACGTCGCCGCGCTGCAGGCCCGGCTGGACGACGTGGTCGCCGACCAGCCCGCGGTGACCGTCAAGGACCAGGCCGAGTTCGCCGCGGAGCAGCGCGAGCCGATCGACAACCTGGTGCTGACGATCTTCGCGCTGCTGGGGCTGGCCCTGGTGATCGCGGTGCTGGGCATCGTCAACACCCTCGCCTTGTCGGTCATCGAGCGCACCCGCGAGATCGGGCTGCTGCGTGCGATCGGGCTCTCCCGTGCCCAGCTGCGCCGGATGATCACCTTGGAGTCGGTGGTGATCTCGCTGCTGGGCGCCGTGCTCGGGGTGGTGCTGGGGGTGATCTTCGGGGTGGCGCTGATGCGCGCGCTGCGCGACCAGGGCCTGGAGGTCATCAGCGTGCCGACCGGGCAGCTCGCGGTGTTCCTGGCGCTGGCGATCGTGGTCGGGGTGCTCGCCGCCGTGTTTCCCGCGCGCCGCGCGGCGCGGCTCGACGTACTGACAGCGATCGCGACCGACTGA
- a CDS encoding GntR family transcriptional regulator, with protein MELTVQTDGRSLKHVQVREYVRSLVAGAEPGTPAPSERELVHLFGVARMTVRQAMDALVVEGLLERVPGRGTFVARPRRAASQILGYTEEMTRRGLQPESQTLLARREQAGPGVARALALTEGDAVLHWRRLRRADGAPMCIEDAYLNEVLLPGFLQSGMPTSLYDALGARGLRPTWAEDSVTADLAKAEEATLLEIDRGAPVLRHARRALVGETVVEVSRTVHRADRYTLYVQLGQDD; from the coding sequence GTGGAGCTCACCGTGCAGACCGATGGACGCAGCCTCAAGCACGTGCAGGTGCGTGAGTACGTCAGGTCCCTCGTCGCCGGGGCCGAACCCGGCACCCCGGCCCCCTCGGAGCGCGAGCTGGTGCACCTCTTCGGGGTCGCGCGGATGACCGTGCGCCAGGCGATGGACGCCCTGGTGGTCGAGGGGCTCCTGGAGCGCGTGCCCGGGCGCGGCACGTTCGTGGCCCGGCCGCGACGCGCGGCCAGCCAGATCCTCGGCTACACCGAGGAGATGACCCGCCGGGGCCTGCAGCCGGAGTCCCAGACCCTGCTCGCCCGCCGTGAGCAGGCCGGCCCCGGGGTCGCCCGCGCGCTCGCCCTCACCGAGGGCGACGCCGTCCTGCACTGGCGTCGGCTGCGGCGCGCCGACGGCGCGCCGATGTGCATCGAGGACGCCTACCTCAACGAGGTGCTGCTGCCCGGGTTCCTGCAGTCCGGCATGCCCACCAGCCTGTACGACGCCCTCGGCGCCCGCGGACTGCGCCCGACCTGGGCCGAGGACTCGGTGACCGCCGACCTCGCCAAGGCCGAGGAGGCCACGCTGCTCGAGATCGACCGCGGCGCCCCGGTGCTGCGGCACGCGCGTCGCGCGCTCGTCGGGGAGACGGTCGTGGAGGTCTCGCGCACCGTGCACCGCGCCGACCGCTACACCCTCTACGTGCAGCTGGGCCAGGACGACTGA